A single region of the Oncorhynchus keta strain PuntledgeMale-10-30-2019 chromosome 37, Oket_V2, whole genome shotgun sequence genome encodes:
- the LOC118380473 gene encoding indian hedgehog B protein-like: MLLPRLVVCLAGCAVILSQVSEGCGPGRGYGKRRSPRKLAPLAYKQFSPNVAEKTLGASGRYEGKITRNSERFKELTPNYNPDIIFKDEENTGADRMMTQRCKDKLNSLAISVMNLWPGVRLRVTEGWDEDGHHSEESLHYEGRAVDITTSDRDRNKYAMLARLAVEAGFDWVYYESKAHVHCSVKSEHSVAAKSGGCFPGGAWVTLEDGGQRLIQDLQPGERVLASSGSDGSGELVYSEVLTFLDRDPATRKEFYTIETEGGVSLSLTAAHLLFVSKGNCSEGAEPTPGSMRTVYASDAQPGQCVLTTVSGEGVGKGEEGRKGVGHLSRISRVSVQEDKGVFAPLTRHGTLSVNGMVASCYAVVDGHDLAHWAFAPLRLLHRWTGSAGGHFGDTGVHWYSQLLYWIGSLLLDSGHFHPWGLADPGR, from the exons ATGCTACTCCCCAGGCTCGTGGTGTGCCTCGCCGGGTGCGCAGTGATTCTCTCGCAGGTCAGCGAGGGCTGCGGGCCAGGAAGGGGATATGGCAAGAGGAGGTCACCGAGGAAGCTTGCGCCACTTGCCTACAAGCAGTTCAGCCCTAACGTAGCGGAGAAGACACTAGGTGCGAGTGGTCGATATGAGGGGAAAATAACACGGAACTCGGAGCGCTTCAAAGAGCTGACCCCGAACTATAACCCTGACATCATATTTAAAGATGAAGAGAACACAGGTGCAGACCGGATGATGACACAG CGCTGCAAGGACAAGCTGAACTCTCTGGCCATCTCGGTGATGAACCTGTGGCCGGGGGTGCGCCTCCGGGTCACAGAGGGCTGGGACGAGGACGGCCACCATTCTGAGGAGTCGCTCCACTACGAGGGACGGGCGGTCGACATCACGACCTCTGACCGCGACCGCAACAAGTACGCCATGTTGGCTCGACTGGCAGTTGAGGCCGGCTTCGACTGGGTCTACTACGAGTCCAAGGCCCACGTGCACTGCAGTGTGAAGTCtg agcactCCGTTGCCGCTAAATCAGGGGGGTGTTTTCCGGGAGGGGCGTGGGTGACCCTAGAGGACGGGGGTCAAAGGTTGATCCAGGACCTGCAGCCGGGTGAGCGAGTCCTCGCCTCTTCAGGGAGCGACGGCAGCGGAGAGCTCGTTTACAGCGAGGTCCTCACCTTCCTGGACCGCGACCCCGCAACCCGGAAGGAATTCTACACCATTGAGACAGAAGGCGGGGTTAGCCTGTCACTCACCGCTGCCCACCTGCTGTTCGTGTCCAAGGGAAACTGCTCTGAAGGGGCGGAGCCAACTCCTGGTAGTATGAGGACAGTATACGCCAGCGACGCGCAGCCGGGACAGTGTGTGCTAACCACAGTGTCTGGGGAGGGGGttggaaagggggaggaggggagaaaaggCGTGGGGCATCTCTCGCGCATCTCCCGGGTGAGTGTGCAGGAGGACAAGGGTGTGTTTGCGCCCCTCACCCGCCATGGGACGCTGTCGGTGAACGGCATGGTGGCATCGTGCTACGCGGTGGTGGACGGGCATGACCTCGCCCACTGGGCCTTCGCCCCGCTCCGCCTGCTGCACCGTTGGACTGGCTCTGCTGGCGGACATTTTGGAGACACCGGGGTTCACTGGTACTCCCAGTTACTGTACTGGATAGGTAGTCTGCTGCTGGACTCTGGACACTTCCATCCCTGGGGACTGGCTGACCCAGGGAGGTGA